A genome region from Thermococcus sp. includes the following:
- a CDS encoding NDP-sugar synthase: MKAVILAGGRGTRLLPLTVYRPKPMMPFFNRPLMEYALQNLTKAGVDEVYVLVGYLKERIIEYFGDGSEWGIEIHYSNKDNVKLGTAGATKKVVKHMDDTFLVVSSDVLTNLDLKALYDYHKKKKALATIALSEVDDPTQYGIAIIDSEGRIQQFKEKPKPEEVFSNLVNAGIYVFEPEAFDLVPKARNFDFSKDLFPRMLENDLALYGFPFKEYWNDVGRPSSYLQATEDVFLGRLILPQVKTESLKGNLEYGGALYTGRRCILRKPEIRGFAVIGNDVEIGRNVKIERSVIFSGVTIEDGAEIKEAIIGENVHIGKGVVIQPGSVIGDNTLIEDFSKIGSNVKIWVESRIGRESIILPD; encoded by the coding sequence ATGAAAGCAGTGATTTTGGCTGGGGGCAGGGGGACGAGGCTCCTTCCCCTGACGGTTTACAGGCCCAAGCCTATGATGCCCTTCTTCAACAGGCCCCTTATGGAATACGCCCTCCAGAACCTTACCAAGGCTGGCGTCGATGAAGTCTACGTCCTCGTAGGTTATCTAAAGGAGCGCATCATTGAGTACTTTGGTGACGGGAGCGAGTGGGGGATAGAGATTCACTACTCTAACAAGGACAACGTGAAGCTAGGAACGGCTGGGGCAACGAAAAAGGTCGTGAAACACATGGACGACACATTTCTGGTGGTTTCGAGTGACGTCCTTACGAACCTCGACCTGAAGGCTCTCTATGATTATCACAAAAAGAAGAAGGCCCTCGCGACAATAGCCCTCTCTGAGGTGGACGACCCCACCCAATACGGCATAGCGATAATAGACTCAGAGGGCAGGATTCAGCAGTTCAAGGAAAAGCCAAAGCCTGAGGAGGTCTTCAGCAACCTCGTTAACGCGGGCATCTACGTCTTTGAGCCGGAAGCTTTTGACCTAGTTCCCAAGGCCAGGAACTTCGACTTTTCCAAGGATTTGTTTCCGAGGATGCTGGAGAACGATTTGGCTCTTTACGGATTTCCCTTTAAGGAGTACTGGAACGACGTTGGGAGGCCCTCCAGCTATCTTCAAGCGACGGAGGACGTCTTTCTCGGCAGACTTATACTTCCTCAGGTCAAGACCGAGAGCCTTAAGGGCAATCTTGAGTACGGGGGTGCGCTCTATACAGGCAGGCGTTGTATCCTGAGGAAACCCGAAATCAGGGGTTTTGCCGTCATCGGCAACGATGTTGAGATAGGCAGAAACGTTAAAATTGAGCGTTCGGTAATCTTCTCAGGAGTGACTATTGAGGACGGTGCCGAGATTAAGGAAGCGATAATCGGCGAAAACGTCCACATTGGTAAAGGCGTTGTTATCCAGCCCGGAAGCGTTATCGGGGACAACACGCTCATTGAGGACTTCAGCAAGATTGGTTCAAACGTTAAGATTTGGGTGGAGTCAAGAATCGGTCGGGAAAGTATAATACTCCCGGATTGA
- the tmk gene encoding dTMP kinase encodes MGIFIVLEGIDGAGKSTQAKLLKLWFEEKGYEVVLTKEPTDTPFGKLIRRLVLTGGREGIIDGAKISHEAEALLFAADRAEHVDKLIKPALESGKVVISDRYFYSSLAYQWARGLDLDWLIDLNRFAIRPDLVLLLDLPVKESMKRIRTRSIKSEFDKIVELQKKVRENYLKLAERFPEIKIVNALEDVEGVHRQIVALVESLLEK; translated from the coding sequence TTGGGTATATTCATAGTGCTTGAGGGCATTGATGGTGCCGGGAAGTCAACGCAGGCGAAGTTGCTTAAGCTCTGGTTTGAGGAGAAGGGATATGAGGTTGTTCTAACAAAGGAACCAACTGATACACCCTTCGGAAAGCTCATAAGGCGACTTGTCCTAACTGGGGGCAGGGAGGGAATCATAGACGGCGCTAAAATAAGCCACGAGGCTGAGGCTTTGCTCTTCGCCGCTGATAGGGCTGAACACGTTGATAAACTTATAAAACCCGCGCTTGAATCCGGAAAGGTTGTAATCTCTGACCGCTACTTCTATTCATCTCTTGCATACCAGTGGGCTAGGGGGCTTGACCTTGATTGGCTTATTGACTTGAACCGCTTCGCAATAAGGCCCGACCTCGTTCTTCTCCTCGACCTTCCTGTTAAGGAGAGTATGAAGCGCATAAGGACGAGGAGCATAAAGAGCGAGTTCGACAAGATAGTGGAGCTCCAGAAGAAAGTCAGGGAAAACTACCTCAAACTTGCGGAGCGCTTCCCCGAAATTAAAATCGTCAACGCACTTGAGGATGTAGAGGGAGTTCATAGGCAGATTGTTGCCCTGGTTGAATCATTACTCGAGAAATGA
- a CDS encoding phosphoenolpyruvate carboxykinase (GTP): MEALEKLRELLPEEQFEKIKAIDNPELHSFLAEWIEWLEPSKVFVCTDSEEDELYVRWKALYYGEEKMLETPNHTVHYDNYYDQARDKANTKLLIPGGKEVPFLNTMDREEGLREIRDLMKGIMRGKELFVCFFVLGPKNSIFTIPAVQLTDSAYVAHSEFILYRKGYEEFKRLGRNAKFFRFVHSAGELDERKTSKNLEKRRIYIDLEDETVYSVNTQYGGNTIGLKKLAFRLTIQKAVREGWLSEHMFLMRVNGPNGRKTYFTGAYPSMCGKTSTAMIPWENIVGDDLTFILPVNGIARGANVEKGVFGIIQGVNPKDDPIIWQVLHSPVEIIFSNVLVKDGKPYWNDMGVEIPKEGENHSGKWWKGKKDREGNEIPASHKNARFTVSLEHFPNVDLEALNNPCGVEVGGMIFGGRDADTWPPVREAFSWEHGVITMGASLESETTAATLGKEGVRTFNPMAILDFMSVPLGDYIRNYLEFGKKLRKTPKIFAVNYFLRENGKWLNHKLDKAVWLKWMELRVHGDVEAIETPIGYIPRYEDLKRLFKEVLNKDYSKEDYEKQFTIRVPELLAKIERIERIYHEKAKDVPEELFKVLEEERKRLLKAREKYGDYISPFALEEA, translated from the coding sequence ATGGAGGCACTTGAAAAACTCAGAGAGCTCCTCCCCGAGGAGCAGTTTGAAAAAATAAAGGCCATAGACAACCCCGAGCTTCATTCTTTTCTGGCTGAGTGGATTGAGTGGCTCGAGCCCAGCAAGGTTTTCGTCTGCACTGACAGCGAAGAGGACGAGCTCTACGTCCGCTGGAAGGCCCTCTACTACGGCGAGGAAAAGATGCTCGAAACGCCAAACCATACAGTTCACTACGACAACTACTACGACCAAGCGAGGGACAAGGCCAACACCAAGCTCCTTATCCCCGGTGGAAAGGAGGTTCCGTTCCTCAACACGATGGACAGGGAGGAGGGGTTGAGGGAGATAAGGGACTTGATGAAAGGGATTATGAGGGGCAAGGAGCTCTTCGTATGCTTCTTCGTGTTGGGACCAAAGAACTCGATATTCACGATTCCAGCGGTTCAGCTAACGGATTCGGCCTACGTTGCCCACTCGGAGTTCATCCTCTATCGGAAGGGCTACGAGGAGTTTAAGAGACTCGGTAGAAATGCCAAGTTCTTTCGTTTCGTTCACTCGGCTGGGGAGCTCGACGAGAGGAAGACCAGCAAGAACCTTGAGAAAAGAAGGATTTACATTGACCTCGAAGACGAGACAGTCTATTCGGTCAACACCCAGTATGGTGGCAACACGATAGGCCTGAAAAAGCTCGCCTTCCGCCTTACAATCCAGAAGGCCGTTAGAGAGGGGTGGCTGAGCGAGCACATGTTCCTCATGCGCGTTAACGGTCCAAACGGCAGGAAGACCTACTTTACAGGGGCATATCCAAGTATGTGCGGAAAGACGTCAACCGCCATGATACCCTGGGAGAACATAGTTGGTGACGACTTGACATTCATACTCCCCGTTAACGGTATAGCCAGAGGAGCGAACGTCGAGAAGGGTGTCTTCGGCATTATTCAGGGCGTAAACCCCAAGGACGACCCAATTATTTGGCAGGTTCTCCATTCCCCAGTCGAGATAATCTTCTCGAACGTTTTGGTGAAGGACGGCAAGCCCTACTGGAACGACATGGGCGTTGAGATTCCGAAGGAAGGAGAAAACCACAGCGGAAAGTGGTGGAAGGGCAAGAAGGACAGGGAGGGCAACGAGATACCGGCAAGCCACAAGAACGCGCGTTTCACCGTTTCCCTTGAACACTTTCCAAACGTTGATTTGGAGGCCCTTAACAACCCGTGCGGTGTGGAAGTGGGAGGAATGATTTTCGGTGGGAGGGACGCTGACACATGGCCTCCGGTGAGAGAAGCCTTCAGCTGGGAGCACGGCGTTATAACGATGGGCGCCTCACTTGAGAGCGAAACAACCGCGGCTACTCTCGGAAAGGAGGGCGTTAGGACCTTCAACCCGATGGCAATACTCGACTTCATGAGCGTTCCCCTGGGGGATTACATCAGAAACTACCTCGAGTTTGGTAAAAAGCTCAGGAAGACGCCGAAAATATTTGCTGTAAACTACTTCCTCCGCGAAAACGGTAAGTGGCTCAACCACAAGCTCGACAAAGCGGTGTGGCTCAAGTGGATGGAGCTTCGCGTGCATGGTGATGTTGAGGCAATAGAGACGCCAATAGGCTACATTCCTAGGTATGAAGACCTGAAAAGGCTCTTCAAGGAGGTTCTCAACAAGGACTACAGCAAGGAGGATTACGAGAAGCAGTTCACCATCAGGGTTCCGGAGTTGCTTGCCAAGATTGAGCGCATAGAGAGAATTTACCATGAGAAGGCCAAGGACGTCCCCGAGGAGCTCTTCAAAGTTCTTGAAGAAGAGAGAAAAAGGCTCCTTAAGGCTAGGGAGAAGTACGGCGACTACATAAGTCCGTTCGCACTGGAAGAAGCCTGA
- a CDS encoding phospho-sugar mutase — protein MEVYYSQRFNPEELALLGRAIGTVSHGTIIVGRDGRAISRYGKRAMVVGIVSTGSTIMDVRLIPLIALKDFAHKKGLPLAYVYYYSGVRVYVSGIDVDEINAILESRSFIEAQPNDIGATVYYPNALDDFMHDLFKRYNFRIEGKALVDAMNTPAVLFFPRMNEHFGFEVELMNDMMTSYLPPKPKEVFLHKLNKGGYDFGMRFRPDGVVEFYRGDGQKEFTSMWSLLEHMKELSV, from the coding sequence GTGGAAGTGTATTACTCCCAGAGGTTCAATCCCGAGGAGCTCGCCCTCCTAGGTAGGGCCATAGGGACGGTTTCCCACGGAACGATAATAGTGGGCAGGGACGGAAGGGCTATCTCACGCTATGGGAAGAGGGCTATGGTTGTCGGGATAGTCAGCACGGGCTCTACCATAATGGACGTTCGCCTGATTCCGCTCATAGCCCTCAAGGACTTCGCCCACAAGAAGGGTCTTCCTCTGGCTTACGTCTACTACTATAGCGGCGTTCGCGTTTACGTCAGCGGGATTGACGTTGACGAGATAAACGCCATCCTAGAAAGCAGGAGCTTTATCGAGGCCCAGCCCAACGATATAGGTGCGACCGTATATTATCCCAATGCCTTAGACGACTTCATGCACGACCTCTTTAAGCGTTATAACTTTAGAATTGAGGGTAAGGCACTTGTTGATGCTATGAACACCCCTGCCGTTCTCTTCTTCCCGAGGATGAACGAGCACTTTGGCTTCGAGGTCGAGCTCATGAACGACATGATGACCAGCTACCTGCCACCGAAACCCAAGGAGGTTTTTCTCCACAAGCTTAACAAGGGAGGCTACGATTTTGGAATGCGCTTCAGACCAGATGGTGTTGTGGAGTTCTACCGGGGAGACGGGCAGAAGGAGTTTACCAGTATGTGGTCTCTGCTTGAACACATGAAGGAGCTCTCGGTCTAG
- the gcvPB gene encoding aminomethyl-transferring glycine dehydrogenase subunit GcvPB, whose translation MFRQAKWDEPLIFELSREGRIGYTLPKPIEDVDVEIPEKLRRKSRLNLPELSEPEIVKHYTRLTEMNYGVDSGIYPLGSCTMKYNPKINEEIASHPGVAYIHPYQDERTVQGALKVMWELEQWLKEITGMDRFTLQPAAGANGEFTGVSIIRAYHLDNGEPQRDEMLVADSAHGTNPASAAMAGFKVIEIPSTEEGTMDLEALENAVSERTAGLMLTNPNTLGIFEDEILEIARIVHKAGGLLYYDGANLNAVLGKVRPGDMGFDIVHLNLHKTFSTPHGGGGPGSGPVGVKDFLEDYLPVPLVSYDEENDRYYLDYNVPKSIGKVKELYGNFAVMVRALTYLKIMGREGLRNASEIAVLNANYITQKLKGTRGYELPGKKLRKHETVFSAEPMKKETGVTAMDVAKRLLDFGMHAPTVYFPLIVHEALMIEPTETVSKEELDAYVEALKKISEEAYSNPEVVKSAPHNTAVRRVDDVLAAKKPILSWRMYLELKEKGEIDH comes from the coding sequence ATGTTCCGCCAGGCTAAATGGGACGAACCGCTCATCTTTGAGCTCTCCCGCGAGGGGAGAATTGGCTACACCCTGCCGAAGCCGATTGAAGATGTTGATGTAGAAATCCCCGAGAAGCTGAGAAGGAAAAGCAGACTCAATCTCCCTGAGCTAAGCGAGCCGGAGATAGTCAAGCACTATACCCGTTTGACCGAGATGAACTACGGTGTTGATTCAGGCATTTATCCGCTCGGCTCGTGCACCATGAAGTACAACCCCAAGATAAACGAGGAGATAGCCTCACACCCCGGCGTCGCCTACATCCACCCGTATCAAGATGAAAGAACCGTCCAAGGAGCGCTCAAAGTTATGTGGGAGCTAGAACAGTGGCTGAAAGAGATAACCGGCATGGACCGCTTCACTCTCCAGCCGGCGGCCGGAGCGAATGGAGAATTTACTGGCGTTTCAATAATTCGCGCCTACCACCTCGATAACGGTGAACCGCAGAGGGATGAGATGCTTGTAGCCGATTCAGCCCACGGAACTAACCCTGCAAGTGCAGCGATGGCGGGCTTTAAGGTCATAGAGATTCCTTCAACGGAAGAGGGAACGATGGACCTAGAGGCCCTTGAAAATGCCGTGAGCGAGAGGACAGCTGGCTTAATGCTCACAAACCCCAACACGCTCGGCATCTTCGAGGACGAGATACTGGAGATAGCGAGGATAGTTCACAAGGCCGGAGGTTTGCTCTACTACGACGGCGCGAACCTCAATGCCGTTCTCGGAAAGGTCAGGCCCGGGGATATGGGATTCGACATAGTGCACCTTAATCTCCACAAAACTTTCTCGACCCCACACGGTGGTGGTGGTCCTGGGAGCGGGCCAGTAGGAGTAAAGGACTTCCTGGAGGACTACCTGCCGGTTCCGCTCGTGAGTTATGACGAAGAAAACGACCGTTACTACCTCGACTACAACGTTCCCAAGAGCATAGGCAAGGTCAAAGAACTGTACGGCAACTTCGCGGTCATGGTGAGGGCCTTAACTTATCTCAAAATAATGGGACGCGAGGGATTGAGAAACGCAAGCGAGATAGCGGTTCTCAACGCGAACTACATTACTCAAAAGCTTAAGGGAACGAGAGGCTACGAACTCCCGGGGAAGAAACTCAGGAAGCACGAGACTGTCTTTTCAGCCGAGCCTATGAAGAAGGAGACCGGAGTTACCGCGATGGACGTGGCAAAGAGATTGCTCGACTTTGGAATGCACGCGCCGACAGTTTACTTCCCGCTGATTGTTCATGAGGCTTTGATGATAGAACCAACCGAGACCGTCAGTAAGGAAGAGCTCGACGCCTATGTGGAAGCGCTGAAGAAGATAAGCGAGGAGGCCTACAGCAATCCCGAAGTTGTGAAAAGCGCCCCCCACAACACCGCCGTCAGGAGAGTTGACGACGTTTTGGCAGCTAAGAAACCTATCCTCAGCTGGAGGATGTACCTTGAGCTGAAGGAGAAGGGCGAGATAGACCATTAA